From a region of the Streptomyces venezuelae genome:
- a CDS encoding flavodoxin domain-containing protein: MTSKRVLVAYGTKHGATAGIASEIGRTLREDGLDAVVVPADDVNDVRGYDAVVLGGALYAGHWSGKAKRCVERNEHYLQHRPVYLFSSGPVDSSAEQHDIAPVPAVAREMERLGAREHITFGGSVTASTPGFIARAMVRAGKGGDFRNPERIRTWAHHISAELAAPH, from the coding sequence ATGACGTCCAAGCGCGTCCTGGTCGCCTACGGCACCAAGCACGGTGCGACCGCCGGAATCGCGTCCGAGATCGGCAGGACCCTGCGTGAGGACGGCCTCGACGCCGTCGTGGTCCCCGCCGACGACGTGAACGACGTGCGCGGGTACGACGCCGTGGTGCTCGGGGGCGCCCTGTACGCCGGGCACTGGAGCGGCAAGGCCAAGCGCTGCGTCGAACGCAACGAGCACTACCTCCAGCACCGCCCGGTCTACCTGTTCAGCAGCGGCCCCGTGGACAGTTCCGCCGAGCAGCACGACATCGCGCCGGTGCCGGCGGTGGCCCGGGAGATGGAGCGCCTCGGCGCACGCGAGCACATCACCTTCGGCGGCAGCGTCACCGCCAGTACGCCCGGCTTCATCGCCCGGGCCATGGTCCGCGCGGGCAAGGGAGGAGACTTCCGCAACCCCGAGCGGATCCGGACGTGGGCCCACCACATCAGTGCCGAACTCGCCGCTCCCCACTGA
- the ppsA gene encoding phosphoenolpyruvate synthase has product MASTRRVIPFAELGRQEVGSVGGKNASLGEMTAHLADAGVRVPPGFATTAAAYGELLDGHGLRGRIEEQIARLHEGAALDEVGAAIRSMTLAEPLPPGLRAEIVSAYEQLGRDEGRADPEVAVRSSATAEDLPEASFAGQQETYLNVRGTAQLLESVHRCYASLYTDRAIDYRERMGFDHLQVALSVGVQIMVRSDLAGAGVIFTLDPESGFPEVIVISAACGLGETVVSGQVDPDEYTVFKPSLKDPDLDPLIDVRVGAKRRKAVYAEHGLTRTVDTTDEERSQRVLNDAEVRLLADWALTVEGHYGCPMDLEWAKDGLTGDLWIVQARPETVQSRRAASTLRRCRLTAVPGTPLVDGIAVGEAIGSGPVVVLDSPVDLDRFPSGGVLVTGITDPDWEPIMKRASAIVTDHGGRTSHAAIVSRELGVPAVVGTSRATQALYDGQKVTVSCAEGGRGKVYDGLLAYEETETDLADIPATRTHVMLNLADPSAAFRWWRLPADGVGLARLEFIVAHQVKVHPMALLHPERLDPADRCAVDQLTEGCLDRTRYFTDRLAYGIARIAASRWPAPVVVRTSDFKTNEYARLVGGRPFEPVEANPMIGWRGASRYYSDGYREGFALECRALRRVRDEMGLTNVIVMIPFCRSLEEADRVLGVMAEEGLRRGENGLKVYVMAEIPANVILAQDFAERFDGFSIGSNDLTQLTLGVDRDSEALAHVFDETNPAVTRSIEILVPRAQAAGRPVGLCGQRPSDDPAFTEFLVKAGIDSISVAPDSFAAVKQHVAAAESVRYGEGRTAPSGTRWSQAEQPSAS; this is encoded by the coding sequence ATGGCAAGCACGCGGCGAGTCATACCGTTCGCGGAACTCGGCCGGCAGGAAGTCGGCAGTGTCGGGGGCAAGAACGCCTCACTGGGTGAGATGACCGCACACCTGGCCGATGCCGGCGTGCGCGTCCCTCCGGGGTTCGCAACGACGGCCGCCGCGTACGGAGAGCTGCTGGACGGGCACGGACTCCGGGGGCGGATCGAGGAACAGATCGCGCGCCTGCACGAGGGCGCCGCGCTCGATGAGGTCGGGGCCGCGATACGGTCGATGACCCTCGCCGAGCCGCTGCCCCCAGGGCTGCGGGCCGAGATCGTCTCGGCGTACGAGCAGCTGGGGCGCGACGAAGGCCGCGCGGACCCCGAGGTCGCCGTACGCAGCAGCGCCACCGCCGAGGACCTGCCGGAGGCGAGCTTCGCTGGCCAGCAGGAGACCTACCTGAACGTGCGGGGGACCGCCCAATTGCTGGAGTCGGTGCATCGCTGCTATGCCTCCCTCTACACCGACCGAGCCATCGACTACCGGGAGCGGATGGGCTTCGACCACCTCCAGGTCGCCCTCTCGGTCGGTGTTCAGATCATGGTCCGGTCGGACCTGGCCGGTGCCGGGGTGATCTTCACCCTCGACCCGGAGAGCGGATTCCCCGAGGTCATCGTCATCAGCGCGGCGTGCGGACTGGGCGAGACGGTCGTCAGCGGGCAGGTCGACCCCGACGAGTACACCGTCTTCAAGCCGAGCCTGAAGGACCCGGATCTGGACCCGCTGATCGACGTACGTGTCGGAGCGAAGCGCCGGAAGGCGGTCTATGCGGAACATGGACTGACGCGGACCGTTGATACCACCGACGAGGAGCGCTCGCAGAGGGTCCTGAACGACGCCGAAGTGAGGCTCCTCGCCGACTGGGCGCTGACCGTCGAAGGGCACTACGGCTGCCCCATGGACCTGGAATGGGCCAAAGACGGCCTCACCGGCGACTTGTGGATCGTGCAGGCCCGGCCAGAGACCGTTCAGTCCCGCCGCGCCGCCTCCACTCTGCGCCGCTGTCGCCTGACGGCCGTGCCAGGTACGCCTCTCGTGGACGGCATCGCTGTCGGCGAGGCGATCGGCAGCGGGCCCGTCGTCGTCCTGGACTCGCCCGTCGACCTCGACCGCTTCCCGTCCGGCGGGGTGCTCGTCACCGGTATCACCGACCCGGACTGGGAACCGATCATGAAGCGGGCCTCCGCCATCGTCACCGACCACGGCGGCCGCACGTCCCACGCCGCGATCGTCAGCCGCGAACTCGGCGTCCCCGCCGTCGTCGGCACCAGCCGTGCGACTCAGGCCCTGTACGACGGACAGAAGGTGACCGTCTCCTGTGCCGAAGGCGGACGCGGCAAGGTCTACGACGGGCTGCTCGCCTACGAGGAGACCGAGACCGACCTTGCGGACATCCCCGCCACCCGGACACACGTCATGCTCAACCTCGCCGACCCCTCCGCCGCCTTCCGGTGGTGGCGCCTGCCGGCCGATGGCGTCGGCCTGGCCCGGCTGGAGTTCATAGTGGCGCACCAGGTCAAGGTCCATCCCATGGCTCTGCTGCACCCCGAGCGCCTGGATCCCGCCGACCGTTGCGCCGTCGACCAGCTCACCGAGGGATGCCTCGACCGCACCCGCTACTTCACCGATCGCTTGGCGTACGGCATCGCCCGGATCGCCGCCTCCCGGTGGCCCGCCCCCGTCGTCGTACGGACCAGCGACTTCAAGACAAACGAGTATGCGCGCCTCGTCGGCGGCCGGCCGTTCGAGCCGGTCGAGGCCAACCCGATGATCGGCTGGCGGGGCGCGAGCCGCTACTACAGCGACGGATACCGGGAGGGCTTCGCCCTCGAATGCCGGGCCCTGCGCAGGGTCCGCGACGAGATGGGCCTGACCAACGTCATCGTCATGATCCCGTTCTGCCGCAGCCTCGAAGAGGCCGACCGGGTGCTGGGCGTCATGGCCGAGGAAGGCCTCAGGCGCGGGGAGAACGGGCTGAAGGTCTACGTCATGGCGGAGATCCCCGCCAACGTCATCCTGGCCCAGGACTTCGCCGAACGCTTCGACGGCTTCTCCATCGGCAGCAATGACCTCACCCAGCTCACCCTGGGGGTCGACCGCGACTCCGAAGCCCTCGCCCACGTCTTCGACGAGACCAACCCCGCGGTCACACGGAGCATCGAGATCCTCGTCCCCCGCGCCCAGGCCGCAGGCCGCCCCGTCGGTCTCTGCGGCCAGCGCCCCAGCGACGACCCCGCCTTCACGGAGTTCCTGGTCAAGGCCGGGATCGACTCCATCTCCGTCGCCCCTGACAGCTTTGCCGCGGTGAAGCAGCACGTGGCCGCCGCCGAATCGGTCCGGTACGGGGAGGGCCGAACGGCCCCATCAGGGACCCGATGGTCTCAAGCGGAGCAGCCGTCAGCCTCGTGA
- a CDS encoding Hsp20/alpha crystallin family protein yields the protein MSGTHLERRRSPFPDFRDWFGTEFPRFPLWRSSFDTFPIPIEVTNKEGQYTLRAELPGMDPDKDIQITVEGDTLTVSAEHTESKEEKDHSEFRYGSFQRVVRLPGPIPSDEVEAAYEDGILTVRVPMPASPEESRRSIPVKRTTADGKGDSS from the coding sequence ATGTCAGGAACGCACCTGGAGCGCAGGCGCAGCCCGTTCCCCGACTTCAGGGACTGGTTCGGCACCGAATTCCCACGGTTCCCGCTGTGGCGGTCGTCGTTCGACACCTTCCCGATCCCGATCGAGGTGACTAACAAGGAGGGGCAGTACACGCTGCGCGCCGAACTTCCCGGGATGGACCCCGACAAGGACATCCAGATCACGGTTGAGGGGGACACCCTCACCGTCAGCGCCGAGCACACCGAGAGCAAGGAGGAGAAGGATCACTCGGAGTTCCGCTACGGCTCCTTCCAGAGAGTTGTGCGCCTGCCCGGGCCGATCCCCTCCGACGAAGTCGAGGCAGCGTACGAGGACGGCATCCTCACCGTGCGCGTGCCCATGCCGGCCTCGCCCGAGGAGTCCCGGCGCAGCATCCCCGTCAAGCGCACCACGGCGGACGGCAAGGGAGACTCGTCATGA